In Besnoitia besnoiti strain Bb-Ger1 chromosome I, whole genome shotgun sequence, the genomic window GATACGCCGACTACGAATTCGAAgcggggcgagaggcgaggtTCAGTTCAGCTGCAGGCAGGAATGCACGTGGGCAGCCACGTAACTACACACAAAACGGCACCTCCGGGTCTCTCTGGCGGTTTCTACCGAGAGCGAAACTCACGCGGCTCATcccgagaggaagacgcgatCGCCAGGGTGGCGTTCGCAGGGCTATCGAATCACCAAAACCACGACAATGCCTCAGACACGAAAATGACGCATTCTTCAAAGAAAGAAACGCTCACGCGATTAGCTCGACTCAAAAGGGCCTCACAGTCCCCCGGCATATCACATGATACAACGacgaaaaaagcaaaaaagCATttccgctcgctcgcgcggctaGTCTTCCGCTGCCACCTCAACGCTTGAGCTCCAAGCTGTCGTGAGACCGCCGGCTCATTTGTCTTGACTGCCATGAAAGCCGCCCTGTGCAGGATTCGAGAAGATGCAAATTCATTTGTGGACTTATGTGACTCCTCATCCGTATATCCAGGCTGGAGCGCCGCAACAGCATGACACAACTCTCGTGGCCTGTCGCCTggtgcgtcgcctctctgcccTCCTCCCTTTCCCCTTCGGGACTTTTATGCGTTGTTCTTGTCTTTCGCTCTCTTCACCTGCCGATGCCTCTCCCTTCCAGCACCTTCACTTCTGCCTCATATCCCTTTTGTTGTCATccccttctttctctcttttttcttcatGCTGTGGCCTTCATGGTTTCGAGCCTAGGCTCTGCATCTCCGTTGCTGCCTTTTTCGTCCTCCGGCCGCCTTCcgtcgttttctttttcgtttcggtgtctctcttcgcctgcgttttgctttcgcggctctcgcctcACGATCGGACCGCGACACAGCGCACGCAAGTCCAGCTCCTCTCGACCtcgggccgcggcgccacgaAGATGTGAACCTCCTCGACGACCGGCGTCTTTCCATCTGCCGCGAAAGGCACCAGAGACGCGTGAGACGAAATCACGCCCCAAtcagctgcagctcgcgcgggGTCGCTGTGCTGAGACTCCTCTCCAGAAATCGGCGCGCCAACCTCATTTTCAATGGCGACCTGTCCTctcgagagacgcgacgcctcgtcgtcgcctgccgtcgccctagaaagacgccgcgcggaaggGAAGGCGAGTGCCCTTTCTTCTCTGgtgtctcgctctcgcctgaGCCGCAGAACTTCCTCCAGCACGTCGATCCACGCACACGTTCTTAGATCTTTGCGCGACGCGTCTCCTCCCACGCTGCCCCTCTCGTCTTgaccgcggcgcctgtcgaccccgctgcggcagccccgAGGCATCTCCAGGGCGCTCACTAcgcccgcgagctccgcgggtGGCAACGGAAAGACTTTCTCCCAGTCCACCTCCTGTCGTTTctgtccgcgcccgccgcgtcgcgtctctccctcctcttcttcctcaggttcgcgcttcttttctccttcggcttcgctcctctgctgcgcccgcccgcggcgcgcgcggcagctttTGCGCCCCCTGCCCTCCTgtttccgcgcctcgcctcgccctactagcctcgctgtctccggctgcgggcgcgaaTGGGGGGCCTCCGGCTTtggcggagagacgccgagcttcgcggcgacggccgggTGCAGCGCGCCGTGCTCAAACAGTAgcaggcgcccgccagcgcgaaccacgcggaggagcgagTGCAAAACGGTCGCTGGCGAACTTACGCAGCAGAGTACCCGATGGCTGAAGAGACATGAAAAGATCGAGAGCCGGAAGGCCGCCTTAAAGCCTGGATGAAGCCGcacccgcgccgcagagtgAAAAAGTCGCAAAAATAAAAACAGGATGCAGCGTCATAATGTAAAGCCTCAGCAATCTGAGACCGATACAATTACGCGCGgtgcgagagaggaaaagaaaggCGAAAGGAGTCACAGGGCTGTCGGAGGCGGGGATCGTGCTCGAGCAGGACAGATGAATTATAAAAGGGGAAATCGATCACAACGGAGGaccgaaaaagaagaaagcacTCTCCAGCCCTTCGCGCACGCACACCTGGCTGGGGAAAAGGAGGAACGGGCGCGTCAAACGGGAACGCCACTTCAACGAACAGGCAAGGAAGGAGGCATGAaagtcgcgcatgcgctgcgtcAGGCTTCAGTTGTCTCACCTGAGCACGGAGTCGAATGTATCCGAAGAAAGCGGGAGATCGTGAGCATCTGCTTCCTGTGAAACGAAAAAACAACAAAAGGAGTTCACTTTTATTGGGAAAAAGAAGGAATCTTCAGCTGCAGTGCGTGCTTAGACACACGTCTGTTCGCATGCCGGCAGGACATACGTGGGTACGCAGAATTTGCCTTCGCCATACATATATTTGGCATATTAAtgtataaatacatataaatatattcgtacgtatgtatgtatctatgtatgtatgtgacgtatgtatatatatatatatatacatacatatacatacgaAACCACGTGCATGTGCCTGTTGACGGGAAGATGACAACATGTCTTCAGGATGCAGTCTACGGGCGCCCAGTTAAGACTTCAGGCACACCATCAGATCAATGAGAGGCAGCGCAAGGCCTCCTCGgtacggcggaggcgccgcgaccgctgcggcggccttcttcgcttcgTCCTCGATGCGGACGTCCAGACCCGTGTAGCTCGCGCACAGCTGCCGCCACTCTGCATTGTGCAGCTCCTTGCCCTGGCCTGAAGtcgcaaaaaaaaacgcatGCGTCGCTTGCTCAATTGCGAAGCCGCTGGGGGCTGCAGCTCTCTGAGATGGAGTCTCCCTCCCACCTAACGTGGCCTTCTATCCAGCAGACCGCCGCACCCACAAGCGAGACCGCGGCACGACGAACCACCTCCATAAAAGGGCATGACAGCTGAAACGCGTAAAAAGACACACCAtcctatgtatatatataccacCTTGCAATCAATAAGTACGCAAACAAATGCGTATgaagatatatatgtatatttatgaATACACTTGTATACTGGGAATGCTAAGCCATAGACACACTAAGCGCATGGATGCACATACACACTCAAATAATATACATGGGGCGTTTGAATGAAAACATtgaaggaagcagagactgGAACAATCGCCTGTGTCTGTTTGCCGGGCTTACCAACTCCGATTTCGAGGACATCGCCGACAGCTGTGCGGCAGTAGAGCTCCTGGCGCCACGCCTGAGGTCACGGCAGAACGCAGCAAACGCAGTGACGCCCGATATTTATGTGAAATTGCATACGAGAAGCCCGCACCTCGGCTCGGCATTGCTTCCTGTGAACTCAACCCCGTATGCGTTTGCCCCCCTGTGATGACGGCTGAGTCCCCGGCTTTGTCCTTCCTGTTTTATCCTGTTCCTTCTTTGCGGCTTTTcatgcaggcgcctcctctcctccgtctTCTGCAGTGCTGCACTCAAGCGCCCTCCCAGCCCTTTCTCTGGCTCTTCTCCATCGCCTCATCCTCTTTCATTTTGTTTCGGCGCTGCGTGCTTCCCGGGAACTATACGCACTCGCACTGCCTGCTGCTCCGCCACGGGGCCATTAGTAGAGAAAAATTTGTGTACCTCCTCAATTTCATAGAAATGGTACACTTTTGTCAAATTTATCTATATGTTTCAAATATCTCAAATTACTACGAGATGTTGAAAGACGCAAGTTCAGCTAGCTCCTTCAATGAATAAAGAAAGTCGCCTTGGAGCGTCGGCCTCCTTCCttccccacccccccctccccccactCCCTCGATTCCCTTGCTCTCACCTCCACGATTTTCCTGAAGGCTGCAGACTCCCACAACTCCTTCTCGGTGTCCCTGAAGAGGTCCATCGCCTCTCGcacttcctcgtcttcttcgatGCTCCGTTCCCGCCGTTCTCCCGCGTCGGGCGGCCTGCCCTCGCCTatcgcgccggcggccgccaagATGTCCCTCGCGAGAgacgcttcggcggcggctaACGGGCGGCAATCGTGCACGACGACCTGCAggcttccgcctccttccgcgACCTCGAGACGCATCGGCGTGCCGAAAATCATCTCCTGAATCGcccgacgccttcgcgcttcctcctcggcctgcgcccgacgtgcggcgccgcatgcgACCGACAAGACGGTGGACACTAGCCCCGCGACAGCCGACGGGGACGGAGGCTTGGAAGAAGAACTCGAGGCGGAAGGTCGGTCGGACTCgcccgacagcggcgcgcgctcaggcgcgtcgctctccgccgtAGTCGTGTCCGCGAGCCCACGCACAGCAGAGTCCCCGCAGGGAAgctgaggaggcagagatGGCGCCAGCCGCTCCaccggaggcgggcgaggcgggagaggcaAAGGGCGCTCAGGCGAGGATGCAGAtggcgcggacggcggcggagcggaagactcggccgccgcaggacgGGAGGTCTTCCACCATGCAGTcttccgtttttcttcttgctcTTCAGCCCACCTCCGGAACGCAAACGCGAATAGAAGCGACGCACTGGCGAcgctggcgaggccgccgatCGGCCTGAGGCTGCGCCCAGGCTTCCCTGGCTTCTCCCAGCTCggtccgcgtctctctgcctgtctctcgTGTGGGaagcgcgtctcctcgagggcagccggcgcgggcgcggctccgccttcGGACATCcccggcgggcgccttcgcagagagaaagcagctaaagacgagagaaaagaggacTCCGCGGACTCGCGTGGCGAAGGAGCAGGGGAAGCCTGCCGGCGGCTGACGCCTACCTCGCGGCCCGGCTCCGGCGagccccgcctccgcagtcgaCAGCTGCTCgtcgagaaggcgcgaggcaacga contains:
- a CDS encoding methyltransferase domain-containing protein (encoded by transcript BESB_005610), whose product is MLSELRSRQGGLKNFFAAMSRRVTSVASSIPFQRDSGLAGGGLRMPLRVERPAQNSRALCLAAVSAASATTEKCSGTTRRRRVRSSSSLLRLRNPAGLSEEASGTSAGCWAGQGRREEPKTPPHLYPHAGPRVGAASSFLVSASLAALETCATTGFLPPLGRGCRPVSVFRGSAFSPPSFSASSLPRAFSTSSCRLRRRGSPEPGREVGVSRRQASPAPSPRESAESSFLSSLAAFSLRRRPPGMSEGGAAPAPAALEETRFPHERQAERRGPSWEKPGKPGRSLRPIGGLASVASASLLFAFAFRRWAEEQEEKRKTAWWKTSRPAAAESSAPPPSAPSASSPERPLPLPPRPPPVERLAPSLPPQLPCGDSAVRGLADTTTAESDAPERAPLSGESDRPSASSSSSKPPSPSAVAGLVSTVLSVACGAARRAQAEEEARRRRAIQEMIFGTPMRLEVAEGGGSLQVVVHDCRPLAAAEASLARDILAAAGAIGEGRPPDAGERRERSIEEDEEVREAMDLFRDTEKELWESAAFRKIVEAWRQELYCRTAVGDVLEIGVGQGKELHNAEWRQLCASYTGLDVRIEDEAKKAAAAVAAPPPYRGGLALPLIDLMEADAHDLPLSSDTFDSVLSHRVLCCVSSPATVLHSLLRVVRAGGRLLLFEHGALHPAVAAKLGVSPPKPEAPHSRPQPETARLVGRGEARKQEGRGRKSCRARRGRAQQRSEAEGEKKREPEEEEEGETRRGGRGQKRQEVDWEKVFPLPPAELAGVVSALEMPRGCRSGVDRRRGQDERGSVGGDASRKDLRTCAWIDVLEEVLRLRRERDTREERALAFPSARRLSRATAGDDEASRLSRGQVAIENEVGAPISGEESQHSDPARAAADWGVISSHASLVPFAADGKTPVVEEVHIFVAPRPEVERSWTCVRCVAVRS